In Planctomycetota bacterium, one genomic interval encodes:
- a CDS encoding AI-2E family transporter, which translates to MTEAATPARRPDVDLTAAALLVLAALGVLGAMYLLKGVLVPFVLAIFIALMLNPLVDYQVRRLRWPRPVAVSVTFAAGLVALAAALLAVLPIATRAVSAIAEYEDPLGKTTVYVLDRLPVELDDATRADLIAEITVYGGPEGFRALLPFVGSAGSGMLTLVSNAGLVGVFLLFLLLGRGDKPVPADSVRGQIERRIQAYLSVTFVVSLATGFLTGLTLWLLGVKLAWLFGLLAFALNFIPTVGSAVATLLPVPMILFGQDLSTAAIVAALIIPAVIQFVLGNIVAPKMLGDRLQLSPVAVMLALLLLGAIWGIVGMILATPMLAVFKIAIDRLSPSNPLLGKVSISLSSDS; encoded by the coding sequence ATGACCGAAGCCGCCACGCCCGCACGCCGACCCGACGTCGACCTCACCGCCGCCGCTCTGCTCGTCCTGGCGGCGCTCGGGGTTTTGGGTGCGATGTACCTGCTCAAGGGCGTGCTGGTGCCGTTCGTGCTGGCGATCTTCATCGCGCTGATGCTCAACCCGCTGGTCGACTACCAGGTCCGCCGGCTCCGCTGGCCAAGGCCTGTCGCGGTCTCCGTCACCTTCGCTGCGGGCCTCGTCGCGCTGGCGGCGGCCTTGCTGGCGGTGCTGCCAATTGCGACCCGCGCGGTCTCGGCGATCGCGGAATATGAAGATCCTCTGGGAAAAACGACCGTTTATGTCCTCGATCGCCTGCCCGTCGAGCTCGACGACGCCACCCGCGCCGACCTCATCGCCGAGATCACCGTCTACGGCGGACCCGAGGGCTTCCGCGCGCTGCTCCCGTTCGTCGGCAGCGCCGGCAGCGGGATGCTGACGCTCGTCTCCAACGCAGGCCTGGTCGGCGTCTTCCTGCTCTTCCTGCTGCTGGGCCGGGGCGACAAGCCCGTCCCGGCCGACAGCGTGCGCGGCCAAATCGAGCGTCGCATCCAGGCCTACCTCTCTGTCACCTTCGTCGTCAGCCTCGCGACGGGCTTCCTCACCGGCCTAACGCTTTGGCTGCTAGGCGTTAAGCTCGCCTGGCTCTTTGGGCTGCTCGCGTTCGCACTCAACTTCATCCCGACCGTCGGCTCGGCCGTGGCGACGCTGCTGCCGGTGCCGATGATCCTCTTCGGCCAAGACCTCTCGACCGCCGCGATCGTCGCGGCACTGATCATCCCAGCCGTCATCCAGTTCGTCCTCGGTAACATCGTGGCCCCCAAGATGTTGGGCGATCGGCTGCAGCTCTCACCCGTGGCCGTCATGCTCGCGCTGCTGCTGCTGGGGGCGATCTGGGGGATCGTCGGCATGATCCTCGCCACGCCGATGCTCGCGGTCTTCAAGATCGCGATCGACCGACTGTCCCCGTCTAACCCGTTGCTGGGCAAAGTTTCCATCTCTCTATCGAGCGACAGCTGA
- the deoC gene encoding deoxyribose-phosphate aldolase — MSRYDDIAQMIDHAVLKPDATSADMLAGCDLVKAYGCASCCVMPHFAAEAAERLAGSSSVACVVIGFPHGSSRTAAKVTEATEAARDGAKELDFVVNVSRAKTGDWSFVADDMRAVTEAGHAEGAKIKAIFECCYLTDDEKRRLCQLSSEAGVDWVKTSTGFGVPPEGVAVGATDEDLRLMRAACPPAVQVKASGGVRTLERAELVRSIGCSRIGTSSTSAILDPLRQQLDLPPIQVETSSDVRY; from the coding sequence ATGAGCCGCTACGACGACATCGCTCAGATGATCGACCACGCCGTCCTCAAGCCTGACGCCACCTCGGCCGACATGCTCGCCGGCTGCGATCTGGTCAAGGCCTACGGGTGCGCCAGCTGCTGCGTGATGCCCCACTTCGCCGCAGAGGCTGCCGAGCGACTCGCCGGCTCGTCGTCGGTGGCGTGCGTCGTCATCGGCTTCCCCCACGGCTCGTCCCGCACCGCCGCGAAGGTGACCGAGGCGACCGAAGCCGCGCGCGACGGGGCGAAGGAGCTCGACTTCGTCGTCAACGTCAGCCGCGCAAAGACCGGCGACTGGTCATTCGTCGCTGACGACATGCGCGCCGTCACCGAGGCCGGGCACGCAGAAGGTGCGAAAATCAAGGCAATCTTCGAGTGTTGCTACCTGACCGATGACGAGAAGCGTCGGCTCTGCCAGCTCTCTTCCGAGGCCGGCGTCGACTGGGTCAAGACCTCCACCGGCTTCGGCGTCCCGCCCGAAGGCGTCGCCGTCGGTGCGACCGACGAGGACCTTCGCCTCATGCGCGCCGCCTGCCCGCCAGCCGTCCAGGTCAAGGCCAGCGGGGGCGTGCGGACGCTGGAGCGCGCGGAGCTGGTCCGCTCAATCGGTTGCAGCCGCATCGGCACCAGCTCGACCAGCGCGATTCTCGATCCGCTTCGCCAGCAGCTCGACCTCCCGCCGATCCAGGTCGAGACCAGCAGCGACGTCCGCTACTGA